The nucleotide sequence AGGTCACCATGGGCAGCAGACAAGACTCCGCCTTCACCACCGAGGCACTGCGCGAGGCCATCGAGGCGGACTCCGGAGAGGGCCTGCTCGCGCTGTACGAGGACGACGCGCAGATCCGGGTCATCGACCAGTCCGACCAGCCGAGCCACCCCAAGGTGCTGCGCGGCCGCGGCGAGATCGAGGAGATGCTCGCCGACATCTACAGCCGCGAGATGATCCACCGGCTCGACCAGTGCGTCATCGACGGCGACCGCGCGGCGTTCACCGAGTCGTGCCAGTACCCGAACGGGAACAAGGTCTACGCCGAGTCGATGGTCATCCTGCGCGACGGCCGGATCTCCGAGCAGATCCTGATCCAGGCATGGGACGAATAGGCGCGAGGCTCGCGCGGGTCCAGGTCAGTTCTCGGCTGACCTGGACTTTCTCGGCCCGCCTCGGGTCGGCCCCGGCGCCGTCGCGGCAGGCGGTCGCGCGGCCCGCCGGGGTGGTGCGGTCGTCGGCGCGGCTGGCCCGTGCGGTCCTGCGGGCGGTGCGGCCGCGGCTGCCGCACCGGTCCCGCCGTGGTTCGGCCGTCACCCGGTGGTGAGGACCATCCGGAAGCGCGCCTTGCCCGCGAGCATCTTCTTGAAGGCGGCGTCCGCGTCGGCCAGCGGCACGCTCTCGCTCATCGGGCGGATGCCGTGCAGCACGCTGAACTCCATGGTGTCCTGCACGTCCTGGGAGGTGCCGGACGGATGGCCCTTGACCTCGCGGCCGGCCATCAGGAGCTGGACCGGGCTGATGTCCAGCGGTTCGGTGGTGGCGCCGATGACCACGAGCTGGCCGCGCGGGGCCAGGCCGTCCACCGTGGCCGACATCGCGTCGGAGTTCCCGGCGGTGGCCAGCACCACCTTGGCGCCGCCGAGCGCCTGGAGCGCCTCGGCGACGGGGGTGCCCGAGGTGCTGTCGATGTAGTGGTGGGCGCCCAGTTCCCGGGCGAAGTCGGCCTTCTCCGCACCGCGCGCGATGGCGACGGTCTCGAAGCCCATCGCGGCCGCGTACTGCACCCCGAGGTGGCCGAGGCCGCCGACGCCGAGGACGGCGACCAGGTCACCGCCGGGCCGGGCGTCGGTGCGCCGCAGGGCGTTGAACGTGGTCACGCCCGCACACGCCATGGGCCCCGCGTCGGCGGCGGCCAGGCCCTCGGGGATACGGGCGAGCGCGTCGACGGGGACGATCACCTGCTCGGCGAAGCCGCCGTCATAGGCCCAGCCGGGCACCTGGAGGCGGACGCAGGTGATGAAGTCGCCCTCGCGGCACGGCTTGCACCAGCCGCAACTGCCGCCGAACCAGCCGACGGCGACCCGGTCCCCGACCTGCCAGTCACGCTCCGCCGTGCCCTCGCCCAGCTCCGCGATCCGTCCGGCGATCTCATGTCCGGGGACCTCGGGGAAGGAGATGCCGGGCAGCCCGCCCTCGACGAACATGGCGTCGCTGTGGCAGATGCCGCACGCCTCCACAGCGATCCGCACATGGCCGGGGCCCGGCTGTTGGACCTCCCGCTCGACCAGCTCGAAGCTGCCGCCGGGGCTCGTCACCTGCGCCACTCGATAGCTACTCATACGCCTCTCCGCAGTACGACTCTCCGCTGTACGACACGGAAGCCCGTGAGGGCCCTCGCTCCAGCAGACCAGCCGCACTCCGATCCCGCGCGCCGAAGCGGGGGCGCGGGGCTACGGGAGGGTGTGCGTGGTGACGTCGGTGAGCGCGCCGCCGGCCACGGTGGCGGTCATGTACGTGGCGTGCGGCTGGCGTCGGCGGTCGGTCGGGGAGCCGGGGTTGAGCAGGCGGAGGCCGCCGGGGGCGACGGTGTCCCAGGGGATGTGGCTGTGCCCGAAGACCAGGACGTCGAGGCCGGGGAAGCGGGCGGCGCAGCGGACCTCACGGCCGGTGGCCTGGCCGGTCTCGTGCACCACGCCGAAGCGCAGGCCGTCCAGCTCCGCGTACGCCACCTCGGGGAGCCGGGCGCGCAGGCCGGGGCCGTCGTTGTTGCCGTACACGCCGATCAGCCTGTGGCTGCGGGACTCCAGCAGGTCGAGGGTGGCGGTGTCCACCCAGTCACCGGCGTGGAACACCACGTCGGCGTGCGGGAGTTCGGCGAGCAGGCGGTCCGGGAGCCGCTTGGCGCGCTTGGGCAGATGGGTGTCGGACATGAGGAGGAGGCGCACGTCACCAGCGTAGGGACGCGGCAATGGACAGGTAAAACTGAACAGTCCGGACTGGACAGCCTGGGCTGATCCTCCTTACGGTGGCCGCATGGTCCACATCTCCGGCTCGGCCGCCCGCGCGGCACGCGATCTGCGGGTGGTGTTCAGCCGGCTGCGGCGCCGTATCCGTGAGGTGGCGCGGGACGCCGATCTCACGCCGCCGCAGGAGTCCGCGCTCTCCCTGGTCGGCAAGCACGGCGCGGCCACGGCCAGCGCCCTCGCCGCGGCGGAGGGCGTGCGCCCGCAGTCCATGGCGGCCACGCTCGCCGCGCTGGACCAGCAGGGGCTGATCCGCCGCGCCCCCGACCCGGACGACGGCCGCCGGCAACTGGTCACGCTCACCGAGGCGGGCCGGGCCCGCGTGGAGGGCAACCGGCAGTTGCGCGAGGAGTGGCTGGCCCGCGCCTTCCAGGACCGGTTCACCGAGGAGGAGCGGGAGACGGTCCTGACCGCGCTGGAGCTGCTGGAACGGCTGTCGCGCCCCTGAACCCGAGCCCTTGTGGCCCGCCCTGCTCACCCCCCTCGAAAGGCCGACGCATGTCCGTCACCACGCTCGACCCCCGTACCGCCCTCGTCGTGATCGACCTCCAGGCCGGCATCACGGCGATGCCCGTCCAGCCGCACACCGCCGCCGACGTGGTGGCCCGCAGCTCCGAGCTGGCCGACGCCTTCCGCGCCCGTGACCTGCCCGTGGTGCTGGTCCGGGTCTCCTTCGCCGCCGACGGCGCGGACGCCGTCCCCGGCCGCACCGAGCGCCAGGCGCGCGGCCTGGCCTTCCCCGAGGGCTGGGACATCATCGTCGACGAGCTGGCCGGGCACCCCGGTGACATCCAGGTCACCAAGCACAACTGGTCCGCCCTGTTCGGCACCGACCTGGAGGTGCAGTTGCGCCGCCGGGGCGTCACGCAGATCGTGCTGACCGGCATCGCCACCAGCATCGGCGTGGAGTCCACCGCCCGTGACGCGTACGCGGCCGGGTACAACGTCACCCTGGCCACGGACGCCATGTCCGACGCGGACGCCGACGCGCACACCAACAGCGTGGAGCGGATCTTCCCGCGCCTCGGTGAGAGCGGTACGACGGCGGAGATCCTCGACCTGCTGGCCAAGACCCACGCCTGAGCGGCCGTGGCGGGGCGGGCCCTGCGTCCTGTGCGAACAGGGTGCCGGGCCCGCCCGTCCTGCCGTGCGGTCAGTCCCCTGCGGCCGCGGCCCGCTCGACCTCGGCCTCGACCTCGGCGCGGGCCCGCCCGGTGTCGCGGGCGTACTCGTTCAGCGCGGTCTGCACGTCGCGGGCCAGGTCGCGCCAGGCGCGCAGGGCGGTCTCGTACGTCCCGGACTGCGCCCCGGTCATGCCCCGTTCGGCCGGGGGGCCGTAGGTGTCGCGCAGTTCGTCCACGGTGGCGTGCGCCGCGGCGGCCGCGCGCTGCTTCTGGACCAGTTCTTCGAAGGTGTGTGCCACACCAACCGACCCTAGGCTCGCCGGGCGAACCCGCCACTCGGGACCGCCGTCCGCGCCGTCCTCCGGGGTCCGTCCGCGGGCGTCGTCGTCCGTCTCGTCGTCCGTCTCGTCAAGGTCCCTCATCCCCCACCCGTCCCTCACACCTCGTCCGTCACCAGATCCGCCCAGACCTGTTTGCCACCGCTGACCGGAACGGTTCCCCACGCGTCGGAGACCGCTTCGACCAGCAGGATGCCCCGGCCGCCGGTGGCCTCCCAGCCGACGCTGGTCGGCTTGAGGGGTCCGCGCGGCGAGGAGTCGGTCACCGCGATGCGCAGCCGGCGGCCGACCAGGCTGAGATCGACCCGCACCTGCCCCTCCGTGTGCACGAGGGCGTTGGTGACCAGTTCGGACACGATCAGCAGGGCGGCGTCGGCGCTGTCCCCCGGCAGGTCCCAGGCGCGCAGGGTGCGGCGGACGAAGCGCCGGGCGTGCCGTACCGCCTCAGGGACCCGCCACACGCTCCAGCTCTCGCGGCGCGGGCGCACGGCCATGCCGTCGTAGCGCACCAGCAGCAGCGCCACGTCGTCGCCCCGGTGGGCGCCCGCGAGGAGGGCGTCGGCGGTCTGTCCCAGGTGGGCGGGGTCGGCGGCGGCGAGGTCGCGGGCGAGCCGGTCCATGCCGGTGTCGAGGTCGGTGCCGGAGGATTCGACCAGGCCGTCGGTGGTGAGCGCGAGGACCGTGCCGGGTCTCAGTCTCAGCGGGGTCATCGGGTACTCCGCACGGGTGAGCACGCCCAGCGGCGGACCGCCCTCGGCCTCCACGATCTCCGTACTGCCGTCCGGGTGGCGCAGCACCGGCTGGGGATGTCCGGCGCGTACGCACAGCGCGGTGCCCTGCTCCATGTCGATGTCGACGTAGACGCAGGTGGCGAAGAGGTCGGTCTCCATGTCCAGCAGCAGCCGGTTGGCGTGGGCGACGACCACGTCGGGCGGGTGTCCCTCGGCGGCGTAGGCGCGCAGGGCGGTGCGCATCTGGCCCATGAGGGTGGCGGCGCCCGCGTTGTGGCCCTGGACATCGCCGATGACGAAGGCCACGTGGTTGTCGGCCAGCGGGATCACGTCGTACCAGTCGCCGCCGACCTCCAGCCCTTCGGTGGCGGGCAGATAGCGGGCGACCGCCTTGGCGCCGGGCAGCCGGGGCAGCCGGTGCGGCAGCAGGGTGCGCTGGAGCATGCCGACGAGTTCGTGCTCGGCGTCGAAGGCGTGGGCGCGGCGCAGGGCCTGTCCGGCGAGGGCGGCGCAGGCGGTGAGCAGGGCGCGCTCGTCGGGGGCGAACTGGTGCGGGCGGTCCCAGCCGATCAGGCACGCCCCGGCCATCCGGCCTCCGGCGGGCAGCGGCAGCACCGCGAGTCCGCCGGGCCCGACCCCGGCGAGGCCCGGTTCCAGGGCGGAGCCCGCGGGCCAGACGTGGGCGCGGCCGTCGCGCAGCGCGGCGGCGAGGGCGGGCATCGCGCGCACGGGCGCGTCGGGCCACTCGCCGCGCCATTCCGCCCGCCAGAGTTCGGGCCACGCCTCGGGTTCGGGCGGGTCGAGGACGGTGACGACGAGCCGGTCGTTCTCCAGTTCGGCCAGGGCGATGCGGTCGGCGCGCAGGGGTTTGCGCAGCGCGTCGACGACCGCCTGGCCGACGTCCTTGACGGTGCCCGCGGTGGCGAGATCGGCGGCGAGGCGCTGGACGCGGGCCACGTCGGTGACGTCGGAGCGGAGCTTGGAGACGTCCGCGACGGTGCCGACGAGCCGGGCGGGCCGGCCCTCGCCGCCCGGCAGGGGCCGGCCGCGCAGCCGGAGCCAGCGGGGCACGCCGGAGGGCTGGCGGACGCGGAACTCCAGCTCGCGTTCGCCGAGGGACATGTGGTCGGGTTCGACGACGGACATCAGCGCGGGCAGGTCCTCGGGCACGGTGAGCCCGAGCAGGGTCTCCACCTTGCCGTCGAAGTCGTCGCGCCCTATGCCGAAGAGCCGGAGGATCTCGTCGCCGACCTCGACCCGGCCGGTGTCCATGGCGAGGCTGAAGGCGTCGGCGGCGAGTTCACGGGTCTCGGCCGGGCCGGGCTCGGGAACGGCGACGGCGCGGGCGATCAGTTCCAGCGCGGCTCTCTCGTCGGAGCCGAAGCCGCCGGGCCGTTCCGCGACCGCGAGCAGGCAGCCGCCGCCCGGCCCGGCGAGCGGCAGGGCGGCCAGCGAGAAGTCCGGGGACGGTGTGCGGCGGCCCTCGGCGCGGTCGGCCACCTCGCTCGGGCCGAGCCAGAGGGGCCGGCCGGTGCGGTGTGCCTCGGCGACCGGCGCCGCGCCGTCGGCGGGATAGCCGTCGCGCAGGCCGTAGAGGGTGCGGGGCAGACCGACGGACTCCCTCAGGCGCAGCACGGCGGGGTCGTCGCCGGGGGCGTACACGCCGGCGAACGCGGCGCCCGCGAGGACGAGTGCCTGTTCCAGGACGCGGCGGAGCCGGTCCTGGGTGGTGGGTGCGGCCATGAGTGTGGCGAGGACGTGCTCGGCACGCCCGGCTCCCGTTCTGCGCACCGCAGCACCCTCACTCGCCACGTTGGCCATTACAGCGCGTGCGGGCGCGTGGCGCAGCCCCTGTGCACCGACCGCGCGCGGTTTTTCCCTTCCGCTCGATTGCCCCGAAAGCCCCGGAGGCGTACGTATCCGCTCGTTCCGTGCCCCGGCATGGGCATCCCCGGAAGGGGTACTCGGACGTATCACCAGAAGTGGGACTCGTCCGCAGGTCAGGGGCGTGCGGTGGCCCCGCGCACGCGGCCGCGGTCTGGGAGAGGGGCCGTACGAGGAGGTGGTCGGCGTGGCCGACACGCCGGGGCCCGCGCGGGAGCCCCCGGTGGCCGGCGGGGCCGGACGGCCCCTGCTCCCGGTCGCCCTGGCCGCGATGATGGACGACGTGGGCGCGCACTCGGGCGCGGTCTACCTCCTCAGGCCGGACGTGCCGGTGCTGGAGATGGCGGTGATGGCGGGCCTGCCGCGGGCGTTCGCCGCGCCCTGGGAGCGGGTCGGGGTGAGCGCGCCGATCCCGGTCGCGGAGGCCGTACGGCTTCGGCGGCCGGTGTGGGTCTGCGGCGGGGAGGAGATGGCGCGCCGCTATCCCCGGATCGCGGTGGTGCTGCCCTACCCCTTCGCGCTGGCGGCGCTCCCGCTGGCTACGGAGGAGACCGTGTACGGCGCGGTGTTCGTGACCTGGCCCGCCGGGCACGGCACGGAGCTGTCCGAGCGGGAGCGGACCCTGCTGACGGCGGGGTGCGAGCGGCTGACACGGCTGCTGGAGCGGGCCACGGCCGAGGACCGGACGCCGGGTCCCGAGCGCGATCAGGTGGCGTCGCCGGACGCGGCCGTCGTGGACACGGCGGGCCCGCAGGAGGCGGCGCGGATGGTGGCCCGGCTGCCCTACGGGCTGGTGTCCATGGACCTGCACGGCCGGATCGGGCACGTCAACGCGGCGGCCGCCGAACTGCTGGGCCGACCCGCGGACGAACTGCTGGGCACCCTGCCCTGGGTGTCGGTGCCGTGGCTCAACGACCCGCTGTACGAGGACCGTTACCGGGCCGCGCTGATCAGCCGCCGCCCGACCTCGTTCGTGGCGCTGCGGCCGCCCGGTCACTGGCTGTCCTTCCGGCTCTACCCGGGCAGTTCCGGGCTGAGCGTGCGGATCACACGGGTCCGGGCGCTCTCGGAGCGCACGAGCACCCCGGCCGAGACCGGGCCGCACCGGCTGGTGACGATCTCCCGGCTGCTGAGCCTGACGGGGGCGCTGACCGAGGCGGTGGCGGTGGACGACCTGATCCAGCTCATCGCGGACGAGGTGGGTCCGGCGGTCGGCAGTCACGCCCTGGTGCTGCTCGCCTCCGAGGAGGGCCGGCTGCGGGTGCTCGGTCACCGCGGCTTCCCCGACGAGCGGGTGGTGCGGTGGTTCGACGGGATGCCGCTGAGCGAACGGACGCCGGGTACGCAGGCGTTGAGCAGTGGGGTGCCCGCGTTCTTCGAGTCGGTGGAGCATCTGGAGCGGCTGTATCCCGTGCGGCGCGAGACCCGCGACGGCTTCGCGGCCTGGGCGTATCTGCCGCTGGTCGCCTCCGGACGCCCGGTGGGGACGTGCGTACTGGCCTACGCGGAGCCGCACTCCTTCCCCGCCGAGGAGCGGGCCGTACTGACCAGCCTCGGCGGTCTGATCGCCCAGGCGCTGGAGCGGACGCTGCTGTACGACGCCAAGCACCGGCTGGCGCACGGCCTGCAGGAGGCGCTGCTGCCGCACTCGCTGTCCCCGCCGCCCGGCATCGAGGCGGCCGCGCGCTATCTCCCGGCGACGCGGGGCATGGACATCGGCGGCGACTTCTACGACCTGGTGCCGACCCGGCCGCAGGCGTCCGCCGTCATCGGCGACGTGCAGGGGCACAACGTGACGGCGGCCGCGCTGATGGGCCAGGTCCGCACCGGCGTCCGCGCGTACAGCGCGGTGGGGCAGTCGTCGGGCGAGGTGATGAGCAGCATCAACCGGCTGCTGATCGACCTCGGCAGCGAACTGTTCGCCAGTTGCCTCTATCTACGCCTCGATCCGGCGCACGGCCGGGCCGTCATGGCGCGGGCCGGGCATCCGCCGCCGCTGCTCAGGCTGCCGGACGGCCGGGTACGGGTGCTGGACCTGGCCGGGGGCCCGCTGCTCGGCATCGACCCGGAGGCGGCGTATCCGACGACGGAGGTCTCGCTCGCGCCGGGTTCGGTGCTCGCCCTCTATACGGACGGCCTGGTGGAGTCGCCCGGTGTGGACATCGAGGACGCGCTGACCGACCTGGGCGCGCTGTTCTCCGAGGCGGGGGGCGGTCCGCTGGAGGAGGTGGCGGACGCGCTGGTCCGGCACGGCACGGCGGGCCGGGACCGGGTGGACGACGTGGCGATGCTGCTTCTCCGGGCGCGGGACGGGAATTGAGCCCCGGCACACGGACGGTCCGGCCCTCCCGCCGGAGGGCCGGACCGTCCCCGCCCGCGGCCGCGGTGCGGCCGGGCGGGGCATGGGGTGCGGCTCAGTGGTGCCGCGGTGGGTCAGTTGGACCCGGTGAGGGAGGAGGTGCCGCCTCGGTGACCGGAGCGGCCGTGGTGCTTGGTGCCCTGCTGGTCGGCCGCCGCGCCCTGCTCGTCGGCACCGGCGCCCGCCTGCTCGTCGGCACCCGCGCCCGCGCCGGCCTGGTCGTCGGCGCCGCCGCCGATCTGGTCGCCGCCCGCCTGGTCCCCGGCACCGGCCTCGTCACCGGCACCGGCCTCGTCACCGGCACCGGCCTGGTCACCCGCGCCGGCCTCGTCACCCGCACCGGCCTCGTCACCGGCGCCCGCCTGGTCACCCGCGCCGGCACCGCCGTCGCCGAGGGTGGCGCCGGTGGCCGCGAGGGCGGTGGTGACCGGCTGGAAGAAGGTCTCGCCGCCGCTGGTGCAGTCGCCGCTGCCGCCGGAGGTCAGGCCGATCGCCGCGCCCTCCTGGGTGAACAGCGAGCCGCCGCTGTCGCCGGGCTCGGCGCACACGTCGGTCTGGATGAGGCCGGTGACGGTGTCGACGCCGTTCGGGTCGGTCTCGCTCTGGAAGTTGACGGTGGCGTCGAGGCCGGTGACCTGGCCGTCGTGCAGTCCGGTGGTGGAGCCCATGCGGAACACGGCGGAGCCGACCGTGGCCTCCGCGGCCTGGGTGATCTGCACGATCTGGCCGTTGCCCGCGTTGACCTCGCTGGGCGCCTCGGTCGCCGGGTCGTCGTACTTGACGAGCGAGAAGTCGCCCTCACCGGGGAAGGTCGCCTGGTCCACGGTGGCGAGGGGCTGGCCGGTCTCGGAGTCGGACCACTGCTTGGCCGCGACCCCGCAGTGACCGGCCGTCAGGAAGGCCGGGCTGCCGTCGGCGGCGGTGACGTTGAAGCCCAGGGAGCAGCGGACGTTGCCGCCCTGCACCTGGGAGAAGATGGCGTCGCCGCCGGAGACGAAGGTCTTGAAGGTGCCGCCGGTCTTCTTCAGCGTGGCCGTGCCGGAGCCGAGACCGTCGACGGTGGACTCCAGCCGGTCCCACTTGGCGCCGGTCACCGTGCTGTCGGCGCTGACGATCACCTTGTTGGTGCGCGGGTCCACGGCCCAGGCGGTGCCGGGGATGGCCGCCTTGGTCCGCAGGGTCTTCGCGGCGGACTGGAGGTCGGCGGTGCTGTTCTCCACCTGCCGTACGACCGCGCCCGCACTCTTCGCACGTGCGACGGCGTCACCGTCGCCGACGGCGTTGACGACGAGCTGCCGCTTGGCGCTGTCGTAGTAGGAACCGGCGAACTGGCCGCCGAGGGACTGCTTCAACTGGGCGGCGAGCAGCGTGGCGTCGGTGGCCTTCAGGGGCTTCACGGTGCCCGTCGCGGCCGTGCCCTCGTCCTGGGACGCCATGGCGTTGGGCAGCAGAAGGGCTGCCGCTCCGAGCGCCGCCACACCGCCCACCGCTATCGCGGCCTTGCGCTTGGGCATTCGCTTGTGACTCAACTTCTCGACCTCCTGGGTACGGGGGTCTGCCGCTGTCGGGCAGTTCGTAGGGGGGTGCCGGCTGGCTACAGGTACGGGCGGTTCACCCGGCGCGTTCAATTCCAATTGCCAACTTCGTTGTGTGCGTGGGGAATCAGCCACGACGGCGCCGGATCCGGCACCCAGGCACCCCGGTCACGCCGAGTCACCGGCGCATCACCCTCCGCCCAGCACATGGAGCGGAATCCCCGCTTCAGGGAATCTGCACATCCCGCGCCCAACGAGGTCACGTCCGAGGGGGTTTCCGCACCGGCGCACGTGTCCCGGACACGCGTTTGGTGAGGTGTGCCGGATTCGCGTTACCGGCGGTAGTGGAGACGGCGCGACGATGGCGCGGGGAATGTGAAGGAGCGCCAGGCGCGACGTGCGCACGCCTGCACGAATGACCCCTACTGTGCGCCGAACTCGCTGGTGAGAGCCCTGAGTAAGTGGAATCGGGCGCGGCGTGCGTGCTTTGATCCATCGCATCGCGGGGCCCGCCCCAGGGCTGCCGGAGACGGCGGCCGGAAGGTCCGGGAACCCCTCGCGGTCGCGGCCGTCATCTGTCCCCAGAGGGGGCCGCTCTCCCCCTTGTGAAGACCCATACGAAGGGAAGTTCCATCATGAACTCCACCCCCCGTGTCGAGACCGTCGAGATCTCGGACGCCGAGCTGGACAACGTTTCCGGCGGCCTGTCCGTGAACGCCCTCTCCACCGTGACCGGCGCCGTCAACGGCATCGCCCCGGTTTCCGGCCTGGTGGACACCGCCGTCGGCACCGTCGAGGGTGTCACCGGCCTCAACACGGCCCCGGTCACCGGCCTGGTCGCCGGTCTCTGACCGCACCTCGGTGTCACCGAGAGTCCCGGACCCCCTCGCGGGTCCGGGACTCTCGGGCGTCCCGAAACACTTCCGTGCCGTCGTCTCTCCTCGGGTGAGGGAAGTTCCGTGCAGTTCCGCCAACAGGCCCTCGCCAAGCTCCAGTCGCCGGAGGATCTCGACCTCCCGGTGCGACTGGCACGCCCGCAGGGGTGGCTCGTCCTCGGAATCACCGTCGTCGTGATGGCGGCAGCCTCGGTGTGGGCGGTGACCGGTTCGGTCGCCTCCACCGTGAGCGCCCCGGCCATCCTCACGCACGGGCAGGGCAGTTACATCCTCCAGAGCCCCGTGGCCGGTCAGGTCACCGGCGTGCTCGCCAAGCAGGGCCAGCACCTGCCCGCGAACGCGCCCGTGCTCAAGGTCCGTACCGCGCAGGGCGATTCGGTGATCCGTACCGTCGCGGCCGGCCGGGTCACCGCGCTGGCCGCCACCATCGGGCAGATCGTGCAGACCGGCGCCGACGTGGCCGCCGTGGAGAAGGTCGCCCACGACTCGGACCCCTTGTACGCGACCGTCTACGTCCCCGCCGAGAACGCCGCCGCCATCCCGGCCCACGCCACCGTGGACCTGGCCGTGTCCTCCGTACCCGCCGAGCGCTACGGCGTGCTGCGCGGCCGCGTGAAGTCGGTGGACCGCGCGGCGCAGTCCGCCCAGTCGATCGGCGCGTTCCTCGGTGACAGCCAGCTCGGCCAGCAGTTCACGCGCAAGGGCCGCCCGGTCGCCGTCCTCGTCACGCTCGACAAGTCGGCTTCCGCGAAGAGCGGTTACCGCTGGTCCTCGGCCGGGGGGCCGCCCTTCGGGCTCGACTCCATGACCCTGGCCTCCGGTTCGGTCCACCTGACCGACCAGCGTCCGATCGATTGGCTGCTCCCGTGACCACCCCGACCGACACCGCGCAGGAGAACCGCGGCCGCAGACGCGCCGCGCCCGCCCGCCGCCCGGTGCCCAAACCCCGTGGCGGCACGGTCCGTACGCCCACCGTGCTCCAGATGGAGGCCGTCGAGTGCGGCGCCGCCTCCCTGGCCATGGTGCTGGGCCACTACGGCCGCCATGTCCCGCTAGAGGAACTCCGCATCGCCTGCGGTGTCTCCCGCGACGGCTCACGCGCGAGCAACCTGCTCAAAGCGGCCCGGAGTTACGGGCTGACCGCCAAGGGCATGCAGATGGACCTGGCGGCGCTCGCCGAGGTGCGCGCCCCGGCCATCCTGTTCTGGGAGTTCAACCACTACGTCGTCTACGACGGCATGGGCCGCCGCTTCGGACGGCGCGGGGTGTACATCAACGACCCCGCCAAGGGCCGCCGGTTCGTGCCCATGGAGGAGTTCGACGGCAGCTTCACCGGTGTCGTGCTGGTGCTGGAGCCGGGCGAGGACTTCAGCAAGGGCGGCCGCAAGCCCGGTGTGCTCGGCGCGATGCCCGCCCGGCTGCGCGGCACGGCGGGCACCCTGCCCGCGGCGGTGCTGGCGAGCCTGCTGCTGGTCGCGGTGGGCGCGGCGGTGCCGGCGCTCAGCCGCACCTACATCGACATGTTCCTGATCGGCGGCCAGACCTCGCTGCTCGGCGTGCTGTTCGCGTCGATGGCGACCTGTGTGGCGCTGACCCTGGTGCTGACCTGGCTCCAGCAGGCCAATCTGCTGCACGGCCGGATCATCTCCTCCACCCTGTCCAGCGCCCGCTTCCTGCGCCATCTGCTGCGGCTGCCGGTCACCTTCTTCTCCCAGCGCTCCCCCGCCGACCTGGTGCAGCGCCTGCAGTCCAACGACCAGGTCGCCGAGACCCTGGCCCGCGACCTCGCGGCGGCGGGCGTGGACGCGATCGTGGTCGTGCTGTACGCGGTGCTGCTGTACACCTACGACCCGCAGCTCACGTTCGTCGGCATCGGTGTGGCGCTGCTGAACATCGTGGCGATGCGGCTGGTGATCCGGCTGCGCGCGACCCGTACCGCGAAGCTGCGCGCGGACACCGCCCGGCTGACCAACACCTCCTACACGGGCCTTCAGCTCATCGAGACGATGAAGGCGACCGGC is from Streptomyces seoulensis and encodes:
- a CDS encoding nuclear transport factor 2 family protein, producing MGSRQDSAFTTEALREAIEADSGEGLLALYEDDAQIRVIDQSDQPSHPKVLRGRGEIEEMLADIYSREMIHRLDQCVIDGDRAAFTESCQYPNGNKVYAESMVILRDGRISEQILIQAWDE
- a CDS encoding alcohol dehydrogenase; translated protein: MSSYRVAQVTSPGGSFELVEREVQQPGPGHVRIAVEACGICHSDAMFVEGGLPGISFPEVPGHEIAGRIAELGEGTAERDWQVGDRVAVGWFGGSCGWCKPCREGDFITCVRLQVPGWAYDGGFAEQVIVPVDALARIPEGLAAADAGPMACAGVTTFNALRRTDARPGGDLVAVLGVGGLGHLGVQYAAAMGFETVAIARGAEKADFARELGAHHYIDSTSGTPVAEALQALGGAKVVLATAGNSDAMSATVDGLAPRGQLVVIGATTEPLDISPVQLLMAGREVKGHPSGTSQDVQDTMEFSVLHGIRPMSESVPLADADAAFKKMLAGKARFRMVLTTG
- a CDS encoding metallophosphoesterase family protein, whose product is MRLLLMSDTHLPKRAKRLPDRLLAELPHADVVFHAGDWVDTATLDLLESRSHRLIGVYGNNDGPGLRARLPEVAYAELDGLRFGVVHETGQATGREVRCAARFPGLDVLVFGHSHIPWDTVAPGGLRLLNPGSPTDRRRQPHATYMTATVAGGALTDVTTHTLP
- a CDS encoding MarR family winged helix-turn-helix transcriptional regulator: MVHISGSAARAARDLRVVFSRLRRRIREVARDADLTPPQESALSLVGKHGAATASALAAAEGVRPQSMAATLAALDQQGLIRRAPDPDDGRRQLVTLTEAGRARVEGNRQLREEWLARAFQDRFTEEERETVLTALELLERLSRP
- a CDS encoding hydrolase, with amino-acid sequence MSVTTLDPRTALVVIDLQAGITAMPVQPHTAADVVARSSELADAFRARDLPVVLVRVSFAADGADAVPGRTERQARGLAFPEGWDIIVDELAGHPGDIQVTKHNWSALFGTDLEVQLRRRGVTQIVLTGIATSIGVESTARDAYAAGYNVTLATDAMSDADADAHTNSVERIFPRLGESGTTAEILDLLAKTHA
- a CDS encoding SpoIIE family protein phosphatase codes for the protein MANVASEGAAVRRTGAGRAEHVLATLMAAPTTQDRLRRVLEQALVLAGAAFAGVYAPGDDPAVLRLRESVGLPRTLYGLRDGYPADGAAPVAEAHRTGRPLWLGPSEVADRAEGRRTPSPDFSLAALPLAGPGGGCLLAVAERPGGFGSDERAALELIARAVAVPEPGPAETRELAADAFSLAMDTGRVEVGDEILRLFGIGRDDFDGKVETLLGLTVPEDLPALMSVVEPDHMSLGERELEFRVRQPSGVPRWLRLRGRPLPGGEGRPARLVGTVADVSKLRSDVTDVARVQRLAADLATAGTVKDVGQAVVDALRKPLRADRIALAELENDRLVVTVLDPPEPEAWPELWRAEWRGEWPDAPVRAMPALAAALRDGRAHVWPAGSALEPGLAGVGPGGLAVLPLPAGGRMAGACLIGWDRPHQFAPDERALLTACAALAGQALRRAHAFDAEHELVGMLQRTLLPHRLPRLPGAKAVARYLPATEGLEVGGDWYDVIPLADNHVAFVIGDVQGHNAGAATLMGQMRTALRAYAAEGHPPDVVVAHANRLLLDMETDLFATCVYVDIDMEQGTALCVRAGHPQPVLRHPDGSTEIVEAEGGPPLGVLTRAEYPMTPLRLRPGTVLALTTDGLVESSGTDLDTGMDRLARDLAAADPAHLGQTADALLAGAHRGDDVALLLVRYDGMAVRPRRESWSVWRVPEAVRHARRFVRRTLRAWDLPGDSADAALLIVSELVTNALVHTEGQVRVDLSLVGRRLRIAVTDSSPRGPLKPTSVGWEATGGRGILLVEAVSDAWGTVPVSGGKQVWADLVTDEV
- a CDS encoding SpoIIE family protein phosphatase — translated: MVGVADTPGPAREPPVAGGAGRPLLPVALAAMMDDVGAHSGAVYLLRPDVPVLEMAVMAGLPRAFAAPWERVGVSAPIPVAEAVRLRRPVWVCGGEEMARRYPRIAVVLPYPFALAALPLATEETVYGAVFVTWPAGHGTELSERERTLLTAGCERLTRLLERATAEDRTPGPERDQVASPDAAVVDTAGPQEAARMVARLPYGLVSMDLHGRIGHVNAAAAELLGRPADELLGTLPWVSVPWLNDPLYEDRYRAALISRRPTSFVALRPPGHWLSFRLYPGSSGLSVRITRVRALSERTSTPAETGPHRLVTISRLLSLTGALTEAVAVDDLIQLIADEVGPAVGSHALVLLASEEGRLRVLGHRGFPDERVVRWFDGMPLSERTPGTQALSSGVPAFFESVEHLERLYPVRRETRDGFAAWAYLPLVASGRPVGTCVLAYAEPHSFPAEERAVLTSLGGLIAQALERTLLYDAKHRLAHGLQEALLPHSLSPPPGIEAAARYLPATRGMDIGGDFYDLVPTRPQASAVIGDVQGHNVTAAALMGQVRTGVRAYSAVGQSSGEVMSSINRLLIDLGSELFASCLYLRLDPAHGRAVMARAGHPPPLLRLPDGRVRVLDLAGGPLLGIDPEAAYPTTEVSLAPGSVLALYTDGLVESPGVDIEDALTDLGALFSEAGGGPLEEVADALVRHGTAGRDRVDDVAMLLLRARDGN